ATCTGCACAGCGGCGTGGAGTACCTGATCTCGCTCGGCTACGTGGACCCGGCGCGCATCGGCATCTGGGGCAGCAGCTACGGCGGTACGCTCACGACGGGCTCACTCTTCCGCAAGCCGGGTGTCTACAAGGCGGGCGTGGCGGGCGCCGCGGCGATCCGGGTGAACCACTTCCACACGGGCGACGTCCGGGTCGCGGGCCGTCCGAACACGACGCCGCGGGTCTTCCGAGAGCAGTCGATGTACAACTACGCCGCCGGCCTGCGGGACCACCTCCTGCTGATTCACGGCATGCAGGACGACGTCGTTTTCTTTCGGGATTTCGTGTCGCTGTCCGAGAAGCTCATGCTGCTCGGCAAGGACTTCGAGCAGGCGATCGCCCCGTCGGCGGCGCACGGCTGGTCGCAGCGCGATTACTACGCGCGCTACATGCTCAACCGCCTCGTGGGGTTCTTCGACCGGTACCTGGGACGCGGGCCGACGGTGGAGGCGACGACGCCGCCCTGACGCCGGGGATCGACATCCCGGCCCTGAGCCAGCAGCGACGAGCCGCGAGCGTCACGACGCCGGAGCGACCCGGTGCTGGTGCCGAGGCGCTGCATGAAGTGGTCGCCACGGAGTCAGGCCGCGGCGCCGCACGACGGTCGGACTACCGCCCTCTGAATGCCGGCGCGCGCTTCTCGAGGAACGCGGCTACGCCCTCGCGACGATCCGCCGTCTCCATGCAGAGGGCGAAGAGCTTGTTCTCGTAGAGAATGCCCTCCGCCTGGCCGACGTTGACGCCGGCGCGCAGCGCGTCCTTGATGGCGGCAAGCGCAAGGGGGGCCTTGGCCGCCAGCGTGACGGCGAGATCGAACACGAAGGGCATGAGCTCGGCGAGCGGCCGGACGTGGTTCACGAGGCCGACACGATGAGCCTCGTCGGCGTCGATGAGCCGTCCGGTCATCATCAGCTCCGCGGCCACGCCCCGCCCGCAAAGCCGCAGCAGGCGCTGCGTGCCGCCACCGCCGGGAAAGAGTCCGAGGTTCACCTCCGGCAGGCCGATTCTCGCCGAGGCCGCCGCCACCCGGATGTCGCACGACAGCGCGAGCTCGCAGCCGCCGCCGGCCGCCACCCCGTTGATGGCCGCGATGGTCGGCTTGGGCATCGTCTCGAGCAGGGTGCAGGCGTCGCGCATGAAGCGGGCGCGCTCACCGAGCTCGGTGTACATGTCGCGCGACGGCAGCTCGCGAATGTCGCCGCCGGCGCTGAAGGCCTGCTCGCCGGCGCCGGTGAGCACGACGACGCGCACGGCCGGGTCGTGTTCGGCCTCCCGCAGGCGCTGGCACAGGAGCGAGAGCGTGGGCCCGCTCAGCGCGTTGCGGACGGCGGGTCCGTCGATGGTGACGACGGCTGCCGCGCGGTCGTGCCGAACCGTGACGGTGGACTGCTGGGTCACGTGAACTCCTCGTGTCGCTCGCGGGAATGGCTCGGAGCGCCGACGCCGCGCTCACCGGAACAGGTCGTGCGCCGGCGGGCGCAGGAGGTCGCGGCCGCGGGCGTCGCCCGCCAGATCCACGCCCCTCACCAGGGCCACCGGCACCCCCCGTGTCTTGCCCATGACGAGCTCGGCCGCCGACGCCACCTCGTCGGCCACCGCGAGCAGGCTCGCCTGCAGCGTGCGCCCGAACTCGTCGGTGACGCCACGGTAGTCGTCGAACGCGCGCACGCCGGCACAGCCGATGGCGACGTTGACCTGCCCCTCGCGCCACGGACGGCCGAACGTGTCCGACACCACCACCCCCGGGCCGACGCCG
The window above is part of the Acidobacteriota bacterium genome. Proteins encoded here:
- a CDS encoding enoyl-CoA hydratase/isomerase family protein; protein product: MTQQSTVTVRHDRAAAVVTIDGPAVRNALSGPTLSLLCQRLREAEHDPAVRVVVLTGAGEQAFSAGGDIRELPSRDMYTELGERARFMRDACTLLETMPKPTIAAINGVAAGGGCELALSCDIRVAAASARIGLPEVNLGLFPGGGGTQRLLRLCGRGVAAELMMTGRLIDADEAHRVGLVNHVRPLAELMPFVFDLAVTLAAKAPLALAAIKDALRAGVNVGQAEGILYENKLFALCMETADRREGVAAFLEKRAPAFRGR